Proteins encoded by one window of Nitrincola iocasae:
- the znuA gene encoding zinc ABC transporter substrate-binding protein ZnuA gives MPKLNTLVRSLPLAAALFFSTQVSAQQVVSTLKPLHLIAKAVTDGVLEPVQLLPDNASPHTFSLRPSDMQVLTDAELVFWVGPEMEQFMVRPLERTSAKVVALYTDHNSDHDDHDDHDDHDDHDDHDDHDDHDDHDDHDDHDDHDDHDDHDEHGDEHDGHNHDTHIWLDPHNAAEIAVQMTDALVSVMPEHEAALHANLNEFKLSLEQLDVELKTLLEPVQDKGFFVFHDAYGHFVGHYGLNQLGYFTVDPARQPGARHLAEIRQQLQDNNASCVFSEPQFTSAIVESITRGISVGQGVLDPMARDIAPSKTAYVDYLRGLATEMAGCLSN, from the coding sequence ATGCCAAAATTAAATACGTTAGTCCGTAGTTTGCCGCTTGCTGCGGCACTCTTTTTTTCCACACAAGTGAGCGCTCAGCAAGTTGTCAGTACCCTTAAACCCCTGCACCTGATAGCCAAGGCCGTCACTGACGGGGTGCTTGAGCCTGTTCAGTTACTGCCAGACAATGCTTCGCCACATACCTTCTCGTTGCGGCCATCTGATATGCAGGTGTTAACGGATGCTGAACTCGTTTTCTGGGTGGGACCAGAGATGGAACAGTTCATGGTCAGACCTCTGGAGCGCACAAGTGCCAAAGTTGTAGCGTTATACACTGATCATAATAGTGACCACGACGACCACGACGACCACGACGACCACGACGACCACGACGACCACGACGACCACGACGACCACGACGACCACGACGATCACGACGATCACGACGATCACGACGATCACGACGATCACGATGAGCATGGTGATGAACATGACGGGCACAACCACGATACACATATCTGGTTAGATCCTCATAATGCCGCCGAAATTGCCGTGCAAATGACAGATGCGCTAGTCAGTGTCATGCCAGAGCACGAAGCCGCCTTGCATGCTAATTTGAATGAATTCAAATTATCTCTTGAACAACTGGATGTTGAGCTAAAAACTCTGTTAGAACCGGTTCAGGATAAAGGCTTTTTCGTTTTTCATGATGCCTACGGACATTTTGTTGGCCACTATGGTTTGAATCAGTTGGGCTACTTTACGGTGGATCCTGCCCGGCAGCCGGGAGCCCGTCACTTGGCTGAAATACGTCAGCAGTTGCAAGATAACAATGCTAGTTGTGTTTTCAGTGAACCTCAGTTTACCAGTGCTATCGTGGAGTCAATCACCCGGGGTATTTCTGTTGGTCAGGGAGTGCTGGATCCAATGGCGCGTGATATTGCACCTTCTAAAACAGCCTATGTTGATTATTTACGTGGCTTGGCTACTGAGATGGCGGGCTGTCTGAGCAATTGA
- the nifN gene encoding nitrogenase iron-molybdenum cofactor biosynthesis protein NifN: MAKIIKRQKPLAVNPLKVSQPTGAILAFLGIRHALPMLHGSQGCSAFAKVFFVRHFREPIPLQTTAMDQTTTVMGADDNVFQGLRTVIEKRQPALIGIPTTGLSETQGSDIQGLVKRFYHQHPEYSNTPIIPVVTPDYSGGLESGYALAVEALINQLVADNPGHASERPEQINLLVSSMLTAADLEYLRDLVESFSLQPVILPDVGDALDGHLTDDDFTPVTVGGTPVEAFATLGQARATLVIGRSLHKAADLLHQRTGVEDYRFDSLMGLEAMDVLVDILHQLSGQAVSVRLERERSQLQDSLLDTHFMLGFARYAVAADPDLLYSLSQLIVSTGGEVVAAVSPHHAALLADLPVNEVFIGDLEDLEQTARNHQAQLLISNAHAAETAARLHIPLVRAGWPIYDRLGAQHQLWIGYRGTRDTLTRLANQLLEQDHQHAIKPHVSIYAHQTAHTHQSMTGEADNASLEAN, encoded by the coding sequence ATGGCCAAGATCATTAAACGCCAAAAACCCCTGGCAGTGAATCCACTCAAAGTCAGCCAACCCACCGGTGCAATTCTGGCGTTTCTTGGCATACGCCACGCATTGCCCATGCTGCACGGCTCACAGGGTTGCAGCGCCTTTGCCAAGGTGTTTTTTGTGCGCCACTTTCGTGAGCCTATTCCCCTGCAAACCACCGCCATGGACCAGACAACCACGGTCATGGGCGCTGATGACAATGTCTTTCAAGGGTTACGTACGGTGATCGAAAAGCGCCAGCCCGCCCTGATCGGCATTCCGACTACCGGCTTATCGGAAACCCAGGGCAGTGATATCCAGGGCCTGGTTAAACGCTTCTACCACCAGCACCCCGAATACAGCAACACACCGATCATCCCTGTCGTCACCCCCGATTACAGCGGTGGGCTGGAAAGCGGTTATGCCCTTGCGGTTGAAGCGCTGATCAATCAGCTGGTAGCCGATAATCCGGGACACGCAAGTGAGCGCCCAGAGCAGATCAATCTGTTGGTATCCTCTATGCTGACGGCGGCTGACCTGGAGTATCTGCGTGATCTGGTGGAAAGCTTTTCCCTGCAGCCAGTGATACTGCCCGATGTCGGCGATGCCCTGGATGGTCACCTGACTGATGATGACTTTACCCCGGTAACGGTCGGTGGTACCCCGGTAGAAGCCTTTGCCACCCTGGGACAAGCCCGTGCCACCCTGGTTATAGGCCGTTCCCTGCATAAAGCCGCCGATCTGTTACACCAGCGCACCGGTGTTGAGGATTACCGTTTTGACAGCCTGATGGGCCTTGAAGCCATGGATGTACTGGTCGATATCCTGCACCAGCTCAGTGGCCAAGCCGTCTCCGTAAGGCTGGAGCGTGAACGCAGCCAACTTCAGGACAGCCTGCTAGATACCCACTTTATGCTCGGTTTTGCACGTTATGCTGTGGCAGCCGATCCGGACCTGCTCTACTCACTCAGCCAACTAATCGTCAGTACAGGCGGAGAGGTTGTGGCAGCCGTCAGCCCGCATCACGCCGCCCTGCTAGCCGATTTGCCAGTCAATGAGGTATTTATTGGCGATCTGGAAGATCTGGAACAAACGGCCCGTAACCATCAGGCACAACTGCTGATCAGCAACGCTCATGCGGCCGAGACAGCAGCCAGACTGCACATTCCATTAGTGCGCGCTGGCTGGCCGATCTATGACCGACTGGGGGCACAGCACCAGCTATGGATCGGCTATCGTGGCACACGCGATACACTGACACGACTGGCTAATCAGTTGCTGGAACAGGACCATCAACACGCCATCAAGCCGCATGTCTCTATCTATGCCCATCAGACGGCACATACCCATCAATCTATGACAGGGGAGGCTGACAATGCGTCACTTGAAGCTAATTAA
- a CDS encoding alpha/beta hydrolase — MLSSVVIEPKKPADSCVIWLHGLGANGHDFEPIVPELGLPDSLATRFIFPHAPEMPVTINGGMVMPAWYDILEMNIDRRVDSEQLIKSARDVTQLIEQQMAAGIAPERILIAGFSQGGAVAYHVALSFPHPLAGLLALSTYFATAELVEHNPANQTLPILIMHGTHDDVVPEALGQKARDLLSEAGYPVAYTSYRMQHAVCLEQIGEIGHWLAERLKAD; from the coding sequence ATGCTATCCAGCGTTGTAATCGAACCGAAAAAACCAGCCGATAGCTGTGTCATCTGGCTACACGGCCTGGGTGCCAATGGCCATGACTTTGAGCCTATAGTTCCAGAGCTTGGTCTGCCCGACAGTCTGGCTACCCGGTTTATCTTTCCACATGCGCCGGAAATGCCTGTCACTATCAATGGCGGAATGGTGATGCCTGCCTGGTACGATATTCTGGAAATGAATATTGATCGCAGGGTCGACAGTGAGCAACTGATCAAATCCGCCCGGGACGTTACTCAACTGATCGAACAGCAGATGGCGGCAGGCATCGCACCGGAGCGCATCCTGATAGCCGGTTTTTCACAGGGTGGTGCGGTGGCCTATCATGTCGCACTGAGTTTCCCACACCCACTTGCGGGCCTGCTGGCCTTATCAACCTATTTTGCTACGGCTGAGCTGGTTGAGCATAACCCTGCAAACCAGACCCTGCCTATCCTGATCATGCATGGCACGCATGATGATGTTGTTCCCGAAGCACTGGGTCAGAAGGCCCGTGACCTGCTAAGCGAAGCAGGTTACCCTGTCGCTTATACCAGCTATCGCATGCAGCATGCTGTATGCCTGGAGCAAATTGGTGAAATTGGTCATTGGTTGGCTGAACGTCTGAAAGCAGACTAG
- a CDS encoding tripartite tricarboxylate transporter substrate binding protein has product MKILKLVCLIQLLLCSTALIAEEPFPARPLTLLIGFEQGGSMSTQGSVLANILSEQLGQPVRIQYRPGIGGGAAAAMLATSHEQGYMLLFTPSMPFTNYPLEMSTSYNLNDFAYIGAVSEDQQALVTRQSSPFSNWDEFLEYAHQRGEISFASQTLTDRRIINRIAKEEGFIARIIPVTGGNAMTTLVMAGDVDIGFSGGSHSKFVDAGNMQLLAGLGNHRLKHYATVPTLKELGYDLQMSSVRMLVVPVTTPLSQQQTLTSALYNATSDLRFINVTEEIIHQPVRYMSTEPLTQFLQQQQDDYFSLIAQES; this is encoded by the coding sequence GTGAAAATACTGAAGCTTGTCTGCTTGATTCAACTACTGCTCTGCAGTACGGCATTGATAGCTGAAGAGCCTTTCCCGGCGCGTCCCTTAACCCTGCTGATCGGTTTTGAACAAGGAGGGTCCATGTCAACGCAGGGTAGCGTCCTGGCTAACATATTATCAGAGCAACTTGGGCAACCGGTTAGGATACAATACCGGCCAGGCATCGGTGGCGGAGCCGCCGCGGCGATGTTAGCGACAAGCCATGAACAAGGCTATATGTTGCTGTTTACACCCTCAATGCCTTTTACCAACTATCCGCTGGAAATGTCTACTTCATACAACCTAAATGATTTTGCGTATATCGGTGCTGTTTCCGAAGACCAGCAGGCGTTGGTTACCCGCCAAAGCAGCCCATTCAGCAACTGGGATGAATTCCTTGAATATGCCCATCAAAGAGGCGAAATTTCCTTTGCTTCGCAAACGTTAACAGATAGAAGAATTATCAATCGCATCGCCAAGGAGGAGGGCTTTATTGCCCGAATCATACCAGTTACAGGTGGTAATGCCATGACCACTCTGGTGATGGCAGGTGACGTGGATATTGGATTCAGTGGTGGCAGTCACAGCAAATTTGTTGATGCAGGCAATATGCAACTCTTAGCCGGTCTGGGAAACCATCGGCTCAAGCACTACGCCACGGTACCTACACTGAAAGAACTGGGCTATGATTTACAGATGTCTTCAGTTCGCATGTTGGTTGTACCTGTCACAACGCCACTGTCGCAGCAGCAGACTCTGACTTCAGCACTGTATAACGCAACCAGTGACTTACGCTTTATTAACGTAACAGAAGAGATCATTCATCAACCTGTTCGCTACATGAGCACAGAACCTCTCACACAGTTTCTACAACAGCAACAAGACGACTATTTTAGTTTGATAGCACAAGAGTCGTAA
- a CDS encoding NifX-associated nitrogen fixation protein gives MNQCAEATLPDHPFIAEMIRQTRAFDSYGVNEQLNTTELLLPYVVTKAQRREIPIIGDPDEEILARLKAYYSAIAMRIEAVCGMMATPLFSLSHEGFGRVIISVGKLLVLDRSLRDVHRFGFESMQSLCEQADTLVDKALELVRAHPDAAAD, from the coding sequence ATGAACCAATGCGCTGAAGCAACGCTGCCAGACCACCCGTTTATTGCCGAGATGATCCGTCAAACCCGTGCGTTTGACAGTTATGGCGTTAATGAGCAGCTCAATACTACCGAGCTACTACTGCCTTACGTGGTCACCAAAGCACAGCGCCGCGAAATTCCTATTATCGGCGACCCCGATGAAGAGATTCTGGCCCGCCTGAAAGCCTATTACAGTGCTATCGCCATGCGTATTGAAGCTGTCTGCGGCATGATGGCCACCCCCTTGTTCAGTCTGTCCCATGAAGGATTTGGTCGCGTCATTATCAGTGTGGGAAAACTGCTGGTGCTGGATCGCTCCCTGCGGGATGTACACCGCTTCGGCTTTGAATCTATGCAGAGCCTGTGTGAGCAAGCCGACACCCTGGTTGACAAAGCCCTGGAGCTGGTCCGAGCACATCCCGATGCTGCCGCAGACTGA
- the trmL gene encoding tRNA (uridine(34)/cytosine(34)/5-carboxymethylaminomethyluridine(34)-2'-O)-methyltransferase TrmL, whose amino-acid sequence MINIVLYQPEIPPNTGNVIRLAANTGCHLHLIEPLGFSMEEKSLRRAGLDYHEYAQVQVWPDFETFLQQVNPTRLFALSTKGTQRYTQASFEAGDYLLFGPETRGLPAELLASLVSDHILRLPMHPNSRSLNLSNSVAVVVYEALRQQDFKSLD is encoded by the coding sequence ATGATTAATATTGTCCTTTACCAACCCGAAATACCTCCCAATACCGGCAACGTGATACGACTGGCGGCTAATACAGGTTGTCATCTGCACCTTATCGAACCATTGGGATTTTCCATGGAAGAAAAATCCCTGCGCCGGGCTGGTCTGGATTACCACGAATATGCTCAAGTGCAGGTCTGGCCAGACTTCGAAACCTTTTTGCAGCAGGTTAATCCAACACGTCTGTTTGCCTTGTCGACTAAAGGCACTCAGCGATATACCCAAGCCAGCTTCGAGGCAGGCGACTATCTGCTGTTTGGTCCAGAGACACGAGGTTTACCAGCCGAGCTGCTGGCAAGCTTAGTATCAGACCATATTCTGCGATTACCTATGCACCCCAACAGTCGCAGCCTAAACTTGTCCAACAGTGTCGCTGTAGTGGTGTATGAAGCCTTGCGGCAGCAGGATTTTAAGAGTCTGGATTAA
- a CDS encoding CCE_0567 family metalloprotein: MLPQTDPGKEGRLTMNENEIKTLEKQLRRARRIAGEQAMELHDLVEDGLPAAYARLPELSASTYAACEDWDKARKALEQAQQAEESTA; this comes from the coding sequence ATGCTGCCGCAGACTGACCCTGGTAAAGAAGGACGCCTGACAATGAATGAAAATGAGATCAAGACACTGGAAAAACAACTGCGCCGTGCGCGGCGCATCGCCGGCGAACAGGCCATGGAGCTGCACGACCTGGTGGAAGATGGACTGCCAGCGGCCTATGCCAGACTACCCGAACTTTCAGCATCAACCTATGCCGCCTGTGAAGACTGGGACAAAGCACGAAAAGCCCTGGAGCAGGCCCAGCAGGCAGAGGAGAGCACCGCATGA
- a CDS encoding EAL domain-containing protein, which translates to MTTVKPWALTFTTRISLIFGFLGLMALLTASLYSAKSSEVQLQAEISKTLEQRHRTVQSLIENRLELLNAYLDVASFNRVFTTLLTDDPGFDSVTEDMILLFQDSDRGVHLDLFFLLDPDGKLIFDAGMPLYSAENIIAEMDSPILYTSEWKPVGSDNLSIIRSTPIFDPSTIQLRGYMVTGLAIGQNRYFIQELLNMADLDEISIHDSHNKKLISAGRLNKADENSVSKPIDQSGVAAHWQRQPLIIAGKETRFMVSVALASERFAHRSEHFTRSFVLFAVGFIVLLVIAGWLLHISHSRAISRLLEFINATQRGIRGSLFQTTGIKEYNQVGYAMQSMVSDLNIAATVFESGEGILVTDHNRTILKVNQAFTRITGFTPDEVTGKNLSCIKIKDENTSFDLINEALEKYGVWQDEVWSQRKGGQGFLQWTSISAVINDYDGSIINYVVTLLDVTDRKEAEIRIRQLAFYDQLTLLPNRQLLMDRLQHALENSHRHKSVGGILYLDLDDFKTLNDTRGHHTGDLLLKQVAERLSAGVRRADTVARLGGDEFIILLEELGDEIDQASVMINHLCQKLLHSLCQPYHFENLEHFSTLSIGVTLFRGKEESIDELFKQADLAMYQAKAAGRNTFCFFDPAMQIRVTEHATLARDIRQGIQQQAFFLVYQPQISHQGHVSGAEILLRWQHPERGMVSPVEFIPIAEETGLILPIGQWVLKQACEQLAIWEQEPRWRHLELAVNISPKQFQQTDFVSQVLATIEKTQCNPHRLKLEITESMLLEDIDDTISKMDLLKAEGISFSLDDFGTGYSSLSYLKRLPLDQLKIDKSFVSDMLHDQHHADIAKTIVSLARSLDLAVIAEGVETEEQRAMLEGFGCFSYQGYLFSHPLTLEAFTRQFL; encoded by the coding sequence ATGACGACAGTCAAACCATGGGCACTGACCTTCACTACCCGTATATCACTGATTTTTGGTTTTCTCGGTCTTATGGCGCTGCTGACAGCGAGCCTGTATTCTGCAAAATCAAGTGAAGTTCAGCTCCAGGCTGAGATTAGCAAAACGCTTGAGCAACGTCACCGAACAGTACAAAGCCTGATTGAAAATCGTCTGGAGCTATTAAATGCCTACCTGGATGTAGCCTCATTCAACCGTGTTTTTACCACACTGCTTACCGACGATCCTGGCTTTGACTCAGTCACTGAAGATATGATCCTTTTATTTCAGGACTCAGACCGTGGCGTACATCTGGATCTTTTTTTTCTGCTCGATCCTGATGGCAAATTGATTTTCGATGCGGGTATGCCACTCTACAGCGCAGAAAACATTATTGCCGAAATGGACTCACCTATTCTCTATACCTCTGAGTGGAAACCAGTCGGTTCGGATAACTTGTCTATTATCCGGTCTACACCGATCTTCGACCCTTCAACCATCCAGCTGCGAGGCTATATGGTCACCGGGCTGGCGATAGGACAGAACCGCTATTTTATTCAAGAGCTACTGAATATGGCTGATCTGGATGAAATCAGCATTCATGACAGTCACAATAAAAAATTGATCAGCGCGGGTCGTCTGAATAAAGCGGATGAAAACAGTGTTTCTAAACCGATAGATCAAAGTGGCGTCGCGGCGCACTGGCAAAGACAGCCATTGATCATTGCTGGTAAAGAAACCCGCTTTATGGTTTCTGTGGCCCTTGCTTCTGAACGATTCGCCCACCGGAGTGAACACTTCACTCGTTCATTTGTGTTGTTTGCGGTAGGTTTTATCGTTCTGCTGGTCATTGCCGGGTGGCTTTTACATATAAGCCATAGCCGGGCAATCTCTCGGTTACTCGAATTTATCAACGCTACCCAGAGGGGAATCAGAGGGAGTCTTTTTCAAACCACCGGTATTAAAGAGTACAACCAGGTAGGCTATGCCATGCAATCTATGGTCAGCGACCTCAATATTGCTGCAACTGTATTTGAATCGGGTGAGGGCATACTGGTTACTGATCACAATCGCACCATTCTCAAAGTCAATCAGGCATTTACTCGCATAACCGGTTTCACACCAGACGAAGTCACTGGCAAAAATCTGAGTTGCATTAAAATCAAAGATGAAAACACCAGCTTTGATTTGATCAACGAAGCCTTGGAAAAATATGGTGTCTGGCAAGATGAAGTCTGGAGTCAGCGCAAAGGTGGCCAGGGATTCCTGCAGTGGACCAGTATTTCAGCTGTCATCAACGACTATGACGGCTCCATTATCAACTATGTTGTCACCTTGCTGGATGTTACCGACCGCAAAGAAGCTGAAATCCGTATACGCCAACTGGCGTTCTATGATCAGTTGACCCTGCTGCCAAACCGACAACTGCTGATGGATCGTCTCCAGCACGCGCTGGAAAACAGTCACCGCCATAAGAGTGTCGGCGGTATTCTTTACCTTGATCTGGATGATTTTAAAACCCTGAATGATACGCGAGGCCATCACACAGGTGATCTGCTGCTGAAACAGGTTGCCGAGCGCTTATCCGCCGGTGTTCGCCGAGCTGATACCGTCGCACGCCTGGGCGGCGACGAGTTTATAATTCTACTGGAAGAACTGGGAGATGAAATTGACCAGGCATCGGTAATGATCAATCATTTATGTCAGAAATTATTACACTCCCTCTGCCAACCCTACCACTTCGAGAATTTGGAGCACTTCAGTACACTGAGCATTGGCGTCACCTTGTTTCGAGGCAAGGAAGAGAGTATTGATGAACTGTTTAAACAAGCTGATCTGGCGATGTACCAGGCCAAAGCCGCTGGACGAAACACCTTTTGTTTTTTCGATCCAGCCATGCAAATCCGTGTGACCGAGCATGCCACTCTGGCCAGGGATATACGGCAGGGCATCCAACAGCAGGCCTTTTTCCTGGTGTATCAGCCCCAGATCAGTCATCAGGGACACGTGTCAGGCGCTGAAATACTGCTACGCTGGCAACACCCGGAAAGAGGGATGGTCTCACCCGTGGAGTTCATTCCGATAGCCGAAGAAACCGGCCTGATCCTGCCCATTGGGCAATGGGTGCTTAAGCAAGCCTGCGAGCAGTTGGCGATCTGGGAACAAGAACCGAGATGGCGTCACCTGGAGCTGGCCGTTAATATCAGCCCCAAACAATTCCAGCAAACTGATTTTGTCAGTCAAGTACTCGCCACTATTGAAAAAACTCAGTGCAATCCACACAGATTGAAACTAGAAATCACTGAAAGCATGTTGCTTGAAGATATCGATGACACCATCTCAAAGATGGATCTGCTAAAAGCAGAGGGTATCAGCTTCTCACTGGACGACTTTGGTACCGGGTACTCATCACTGTCCTATCTTAAACGTCTACCGCTGGATCAGTTAAAAATCGACAAGTCTTTTGTCAGTGATATGCTACATGACCAGCATCATGCAGACATAGCCAAAACCATCGTCTCTCTGGCTCGCAGCCTTGACCTGGCTGTTATCGCCGAAGGTGTGGAAACAGAAGAGCAAAGGGCCATGCTGGAAGGCTTTGGCTGTTTCTCTTACCAAGGTTACTTGTTCAGCCACCCCTTAACCCTGGAAGCCTTTACCCGGCAGTTTTTATGA
- a CDS encoding NifB/NifX family molybdenum-iron cluster-binding protein, producing the protein MRHLKLIKPAESDTGQLQIAFASSDRHQVNQHFGAAEAFVIYTLSAAGYQVAEVAEFSGNDTLKDRQEGKLEAKVRLLQGCAAVYCIAIGASAIRQLLAQGVQPLKVEQGELIEDLLKQLNLSWQASPPVWLTRALRQQHNARPADERFTAMLAEGWQEDWPSC; encoded by the coding sequence ATGCGTCACTTGAAGCTAATTAAACCCGCTGAATCTGATACCGGCCAATTGCAGATCGCCTTTGCCAGCAGTGATCGCCACCAGGTTAATCAGCACTTCGGCGCAGCAGAAGCCTTTGTCATCTATACCCTTAGTGCTGCGGGATATCAGGTTGCTGAAGTGGCCGAATTTTCCGGCAATGACACCCTGAAGGACAGGCAGGAAGGCAAGCTGGAAGCCAAGGTCAGGCTGCTGCAGGGCTGTGCAGCTGTTTATTGTATTGCTATCGGAGCCTCCGCTATCCGACAGTTACTAGCCCAGGGTGTACAGCCTTTGAAGGTTGAGCAGGGTGAATTGATCGAAGACCTGCTTAAACAACTCAACCTGTCCTGGCAAGCGTCACCACCCGTGTGGTTAACCCGGGCACTGCGCCAGCAACATAATGCCCGACCAGCGGATGAGCGCTTTACCGCCATGCTTGCTGAAGGCTGGCAGGAGGACTGGCCATCATGCTGA
- a CDS encoding SoxR reducing system RseC family protein, with protein MLTTQGKIVRSEDGHLAMQADCLESCKTCGVNKICSGSRRTQLLSLPATQQIWKEGQQIRADIEEGELLRIALLVYSLPCVFMLMAALLASPWGNLATAAGCLAGLASGQVISSLIALRKPPQVQLTLQQGHPDQPTNPLAYNPELLEKDYEPMR; from the coding sequence ATGCTGACAACCCAGGGAAAAATTGTACGTTCAGAAGATGGCCATCTGGCCATGCAAGCCGATTGTCTGGAATCCTGCAAGACGTGCGGAGTCAACAAAATCTGTTCTGGTAGCCGTCGTACCCAGCTATTGAGCTTGCCTGCAACACAACAGATCTGGAAAGAGGGGCAGCAAATCCGAGCTGATATTGAAGAAGGTGAACTGCTGCGAATAGCCCTGCTGGTCTATAGCCTGCCCTGTGTCTTTATGCTGATGGCAGCGCTGCTGGCTTCTCCCTGGGGCAATCTGGCTACCGCCGCAGGCTGCCTTGCGGGACTGGCAAGCGGTCAGGTCATCAGCAGCCTGATTGCCCTGCGCAAGCCACCCCAGGTACAGCTGACTCTGCAGCAGGGACACCCGGACCAGCCTACCAACCCCTTAGCCTATAACCCCGAACTTTTGGAGAAAGACTATGAACCAATGCGCTGA
- the fdxB gene encoding ferredoxin III, nif-specific: MSPITGLTRGGSEWLPEFVVHLNDETCIGCGRCYKVCPRDVFTLEEREPDDDDEMDDVVSVMVIANAADCIGCGSCARVCPKKCHTHEARALGEG, from the coding sequence ATGAGTCCGATCACCGGCCTGACGCGTGGTGGCAGCGAATGGCTACCCGAATTTGTTGTGCACCTGAATGATGAAACCTGTATCGGCTGTGGACGTTGCTACAAGGTCTGTCCTCGTGATGTGTTCACCCTGGAAGAGCGAGAGCCAGATGATGACGATGAGATGGACGATGTCGTCAGTGTCATGGTGATAGCTAACGCGGCGGACTGTATCGGCTGTGGCTCCTGCGCCCGGGTATGTCCGAAAAAATGTCACACCCATGAAGCCAGAGCCCTGGGTGAAGGCTAG